The Sphingobacterium lactis sequence AAACAAGCAAAAATATACGTTGCAGGCCATAGAGGCATGGTTGGATCGGCGATCTATCGCAAGTTGAAGGAACTGGGCTATGAAAACCTTATCGTTCGGACCTCAAAGGAACTGGACCTACGGGACCAACAGGCCGTAAAGGAATTCTTTGAAGCGGAGAAACCGGATTACGTTTTCTTGGCTGCGGCCAAGGTAGGCGGCATCATGGCCAATAATACCTACCGTGCAGATTTCATCTACGAGAATCTTGCCATCCAGAATAACGTGATCCACTTTGCCCACGAAAATGATGTTAAGAAATTGATGTTCCTTGGCTCCAGCTGCATCTACCCAAAAATGGCCGAACAACCCCTGAATGAAAACGCCTTATTGACCGGCACATTGGAACCAACGAATGAGCCCTATGCCATCGCCAAGATTGCTGGTATAAAAATGGTCGAGTCGTACCGTCTGCAATATAACGATGATTTTATCTCCGCGATGCCCACAAATCTGTATGGTATCAACGACAATTATCACCCTGAGAACTCGCATGTACTGCCTGCATTGATCCGTAAATTCCATGAAGCAAAGGTGAACAACAGCCCGTTCGTAAGCATCTGGGGATCGGGAACTCCATTACGCGAATTTATGTTTGCCGATGATCTGGCCGATGCAGTGGTGTTTTTAATGGAAAAATACAGCGACCTGCAATTCGTCAATATTGGTGTCGGTGAAGATATCAGCATTAAAGACCTTGCTCTTTTGATCAAGGATGTTGTCGGTTACGAAGGAGAACTTGAATTTGACAGCAGCAAGCCTGACGGCACGCCACGTAAACTGATGGATGTAAGCAAACTGCACGGACTCGGTTGGAAAGCGAAAACTGACCTGCGCGAGGGGATTCAAGCAGCTTACCGGGATTACCTCGATAGATATGAGAAGTGAGATTTGAGATTTGAGATAGGAAGAGGGGTATGTGGGACGGAATAGGATTGTGGAGCTAGGTAGGTCTCGTAATATACGGGAATTTTAACCTGGCCGGGATAATAGGACTTGAGTTTGCTAAAATAAAAATGTTCAAAAATTTATGATTTTTGAACATGAGTTATCAGTCGCACTTGCGTGATTTATCCAATCTTCTGGAAAGCTTTACGGTGTCCTAGAAAGACTCACTGTCTTTGGGAATACCGTAAATATTATCTTGGACGCTTTCCTCTGCGGTAATCATCGGTGGATGATTCAATGGCTTTGGATTTACGACAACCGCTTCTCCTTCAATAATCTCTTCAACTGCCTTCTTCTTCTTTTTGTCTTTCTTCGGCTTGATGAAGTCCGTGATTTTGTCGATGACATTGGCGACCTTATTCTGTGTCACCTGCCCAGCGGCAGTTTCGGAAGCGAATAATACCAATCCTTTCTTCAACCAACCTGCATTTTTCAATAGGGTTCGGTTCAGCACCAAAGGTAAACCCAACTGCAGGGTTCTGGTTAACCAGTCTCCTTTTGTTTTCTTGCTCGTGGCTTTCCCGATTCCCGACACCAGTCCTTTGATGGTGTTGACACCTGGAACAAAGTCAAAAACCATGTTGGCAATGCGTGCCGGCGCTTCGATCTTGTGGCGCAATAACTGATACTGATTCAATAAGAACTCCTCCTGCCCCTTCTTTTCAATTTTCAGGCGAGCAATTTCAGCGTTCAATTCATGTATGTTTGTAATCTTTGCTTTCATATCCTGCTTATACTCGTTCTTTTTGTTCGTTAATTTCCTCCTGTACCTCTTCTACTTCTTCGCGCACCTTTTCCCGCACCTCATTGGCAAGCTCTTCCTCCTTGTCATCGTCATCGTCATCCCACTTGGATAGCACCCTTTTTATGGAGATGTCCATAAATTTCGCTTCCAATTTCGGTTCAAATACCCGGATCAAGAGCAGGAGAACAATAAAAATACCACCCGTTGCCAAGAATCCCAAAGAATAGCTGCCCAACAGTTCGCCTAGGTAAAAACCTAATGCCAGCGACATAAAGAATACAATCAATAAGGTCAATAATACCTTGCTTGCATCTACGATCAAAGAGCCCAGAATTCTGGAGGCTCTGGACAATGCCTTTAATTTCGCTAGCTCAATCTGTGTCTCAACGTATGCTTTGGACTTATCAAAGGCCTCAGAAAATGAAAATTTTTGTTCTTCCATGCACTAATTTCATATCGTGAACAGGATGGGCCATCGGAGAGATAGCCCAGCTGCCCAATTAAAAATGTAATAATCTAATGGTTGGCCGCAGGATTATGCGTGCTCCTCGATTTCCTCATCGATAGCAGACTCTGCTCTGCCCAACTTAGATTTAACCGCCGAAACGATTTTATCTTTAAAATCATTCAACTGATCAAACTGCTCTTCAGCGCGCTCTTTGATCGCTTCGCCTAAATCAGTCAATGACTCGTTTAATTTTTCTCTCGTTTCGCTGCCCTTATCCGGAGCGAAAATAATTCCTAAAACTGCACCTGCGGCCAATCCAGCCAACAGCGCTGTTACAATCTTACCGTTATCATTCATTTTATATTGCAATTTAGTTGTTAAACCAATTTCTATGATACTAACTTAATAACAAAAAATAGACCGAATCGTTTTTAATTAATGAAAATTTACTGAAAGTCGACATGTTCCTACGTCCGGTCTTTTTTCCCTGATGTAGATAATATACGTTTTTTAAACCAAAATAATAGCGAGAAGGCTAAAAAAACAACTTTTGGGGAGATAGATGGGGCAATAAGATAGCCTATGCGTCCAACCGTAGTGCACGAATTACTTTTCTGTTTTCAGGGTGTTTTTCATGGCAGCACGCAACTTATCCCGTAATATCGTGTCATATTCGGGAGAAGATTGGAGATATACGGAATACATGGCCAAATCTTCATGCTGCCTCTTAAACTTGTCCTGATCCCTATTGATCTTAAAAACTTCTATATTCCCTTTTGGAATCAACCGCACCAGTCGCTCTCCGATCACAGCTCCCGTAATGACTGCTGTATTGACGAGCAAGCGTTCGCCAAGGCTATGGTCTTCATCGCCATTGTACAATGGATTGCCGTTGGAATCCAACCGCGTCCCATCCGGTGCTCTTTTCGTATCGTCGGGAGCAGAAAGTTGGGCAATACTGTTGGAAACAAGGGATTGACCAAGGGGTACCTGTGCTTCCCTATCAAATTTAATCTTAACCGATTTTATATCTAGCGCAGGAATGGTCTGAATCCCATTGTTAGCACTAATCTCCATGCGGTCTTCAAAAACCCGATACAGGGTTCCCTTGACCTTGCCATGGACGGTGTGTGCCACAACCGAATAAATGGAAATCTGTCTTTGCGTACCATGCTGTTGCAATTGAGCTGAGGCTATGGATACTGAAAATAGAAAAGTGAGCAGCAAAAAAATTGTCGGCTTCATATCAATGCATGTATTTCATAACAATAAGTAATTTTTAAACCCGCCGAAAACCTACAAAAGTTTTGCTTAAATAAAGGTCCAAATATTTACTTAACAGAAACAAAGAAAAGGAAAAACAACAATAATTCTGCTTTTTTAACAGACTTTAAGATACTTTATCTATTTACCAATTTTAAGCAAGGTGTATTTGCAAGAAAGTAATGGCTTAAGCCATCAAAAACCCAATCCTCGTTAAGTTAAAGGGAAAGATTTCCTTCCACAAAGTCCTTGAATTTCAACAAAACAGATTGACAGAATTCTTCTTGCTGTTTTAAATCAGTGCTATTTTCGGGTTCAAAAACTTCTACTACCCTAACACCTTTATTTTCCTTTTGGAACATCACAGAAGAAAGTCGGTCATCATCCTGAATGATAAGAATTTTTGTCTTTGGAACAACTTCTTTATACTTTCCCATATAGTCAAAGCCATCGGAGCCATCGATTTTTTCCATTCTAAAATGAAAAGCTCCGCCGCTCCTAACCTCATTCTTAACAAACGGACAATGCCAATCCGCAAATGGAACATTCCAAATTTTTATACACTCGGGGTCTGTCCAAGCCTTCCAGACTTTTTCCAGCGTAGAATCAATGCAGACAGAAACTTCTATAGGATTTTTCATAGGTTCAATTTATACCCATAAAAGTAGTACATAAATCCGCGGCGGAACTTGTCCTAAGACAATTAATACCAACAGCGAATTAACGAACAACATTAATATGTAGATTATTTATTTTATCTTTAAGACAAATAATTTAATTCAAAATGTTGGTAAAAACATATTGCAGCGCAGTGTTCGGAATCAGCGCCACGAGCATTACCGTCGAGGTCAATGTGACAACGGGAGTTCAGTATTTCATTGTTGGATTACCGGACAGCGCGGTAAAGGAAAGCATACAGCGCATCGAAAGTGCGATCGTCTCCATCGGCTTCCACATGCCTCGCCAGAAGATCGTCGTGAATCTTGCGCCGGCGGACATCAAGAAGGAGGGTTCGGTCTATGACTTGGCAATAGCCATTGGCATTATGGCCGCATCGAACCAGATCCCGACGGTGCAACTGCATGAATACATCATCCTTGGCGAACTGGCGTTGGACGGCAAGTTGCATACGGTAAAAGGAGTATTGCCCATCGCGATGCAGGCCAAGCAGGACGGATTCAAGCGGATTATCCTTCCCATAGAAAATACGGAAGAGGCAGCCATTGTAGAGGGGCTGGAAGTATATGGCGCATCCACCTTGGAGGAAGCAGTCAAATTTCTGATCGGTAGCCATGAAATTGAACAAACCGTCATCAATGTGCAGAAGAAGTTTGAATTCAAGTTGAACGGCTATGACCTGGATTTCGCAGATGTGAAGGGACAGGAAAATATTAAAAGAGCACTGGAAATTGCCGCTCCCGGCGGGCATAATGTTATCTTGATCGGTCCTCCAGGCGCCGGAAAGACCATGCTCGCAAAACGGCTACCGACGATCCTGCCGCCGCTCACCTTGGATGAATCCCTAGAAACCACCAAGATCCATTCCGTCTCCGGCCATTTGCCGAATTCATCGTCATTGATGACCATCCGCCCGTTCCGTTCTCCGCATCACACCATTTCCGATGTGGCACTAGTGGGCGGGGGAAATACCCCTCAGCCCGGTGAAATATCCTTGGCGCACAATGGTGTCCTCTTTCTGGATGAGCTGCCCGAATTTAAGCGTTCCGTTCTGGAAGTGATGCGCCAACCGCTGGAATCCCGTAGCATCACCATCTCCAGAGCACGGTTTTCCGTGGATTATCCCGCTAGCTTTATGCTCATAGCCGCCATGAATCCCTGCCCCTGCGGCTTCTTCAATCACCCTTTTCGCAATTGTGTCTGCGGATCCTTTGCCGTTCAGAAATATATCAGTAAGATTTCAGGACCCTTGCTGGATCGCATCGATATCCACATCGAGGTGACACCGGTAGAATTTGGTGAACTGACCGAGGAAAGGGCCAGCGAGCGTAGTGAAGAGATCCGGGAACGGGTAATCAAGGCACGAAAAATACAGGAAAGGCGCTTTAAGCAATTCCCACTGATCCACAGCAATGCGCAGATGCGCGCCAAGAATATCCAGGAGATCTGTCAACTGCAGGAGGAAGGAAAATTACTTTTGAAGCGTGCCATGGAAAAGCTGAACCTTTCCGCACGTGCCTACGACCGTATCCTGAAGGTTGCCCGAACGATTGCCGATTTGGAGGGATCATTGGACATCAAGAACGAACACCTTGCCGAAGCCATCCACTTCCGCAACCTCGATCGGGAAGACTGGACAGGCTAATTATTCTTTCAGACGGATTAAAACTGCCCGATAAAGTGCTTAATGATCCAAGGATAGGCAACCAGTGTAAACAGCAGTCCCGTTAAAGCGCCGAAGAGGTGTGCATCATGGTTGATGCCGTCCTTCGCATTTCGGGAAGCCCAGATACAGTAGCCCAAATACAGGAAGGCGAAGACAAATGCCGGCATGGGCAGGGCAAAGAATATATACAGCTTAACCTTCGGATAGAAGAGAATGAAGCTGAAAAGCACCGCAGAAATTGCCCCTGAAGCACCAAGGCTATAATAACCCGGGTTATTCTTCTGCTGCATAATGGTCGGAATATCACTCAAGACGAGAGCGACGATATACAGTGCGGCAAACAGGACGTGCCCCATAGGGCCACTCGCCTCTACAAAGATCTGCTCCAGCGGAAACCCGAAGTAATAGAACGTGATCATGTTGAACAGCAGGTGCATCCAATCCTTATGGATCAGCCCGCTGCTAAAGATCAGGTAAAATTTACTTTTATCGCGGTGTATGGAATAGGGATGTAACATGAGGCGCCCATACCAGTCGGGATTTGAAAAAACATAAATGCTCAGACCAATGGTCAGGGCAAAGATCACACTGGCAACAGGCATGTTAACTAAATATTGTAATAGCATCTAGAATCGATCTTCTAAGAGGAATAAATATAATTCTTTAGGTCCATGCGCACCGAGCACCAATCGTTTTTCGATATCGGCGGTACGGCTAGGTCCGGTAATGGTCGTAATCATGGTCGGTTGGTCGTTGCCGTAGCGTTCCTTTATCAGGGCTAGGCCATGCTTGACATCCATAACCAATTGGGAGGCACGGGCGATAACGATGTGCACCGGTGGATAAACACTCAACCTGCGGCCCGATTCTGAAGCATTGCTGATCAAAATACTGCCATTTCTGGCAATCAGCGCCTCACAACCCGTAATACTGGCTTCGATCTCCTCAAGTGCCTGCTGCGACTTCCGGTATGGAAACCCATACTGGTCCATCATCTGTTGGAGCGGTTTCTCCCAGATATAGATCTTACTGATGTTGATCTTCTCGATCAGGACAATCAGGTTCTCGATCAGGTTGATCTCCCCATCGCAATAGATAAACTTGCCAGACATCTGGGTAAATTCCCGAGCAAAGGTAACATCCAAGGAATCCTCGTCATCGATATACAGTTGGCTGTCCTCAAACATAGGGTGTGGGTTCTCCCTCTTTTGAAGCAGCGCTTGCCGAATCTTCTTCAGCATCTTTTCCTTAGCGGTTGTATTCCTGGTGTTCATATCATAAAACAGACAGGATTTGCGGTCCTGTCTGTAAGTGTTTTTATTGTTCTGAATCTAATTTCTTCTGATCTTCAGGTTTGGACTGCAGATCTTCACGATCGGTAGTCGGCAAAGGCAGTTCCGTTTGCGGAACGCCACCACCGTCTGCTCCACCATTCACGAATTCATCATAGGTGGTCTTATTGGCAAACGGACGCTTACCAAGGATTTCCTCCAAGTCAGTCTGGAACAAGATTTCTTTCTCCAATAACTTCTCGGCAATCTTGATCAAACCATCCTGTTTTTCCAATAGCAATTGCTTGGTCCGTTCATATACCGCAGAGATCAATGTACGCACTTCGTCATCAATCAGCTCTGCCGTCTGATCGGAGTATGGTTTCTGGAACTGACTTTCGCTCGCGCTGTCACGGAAGGAAACATTTCCTACCTTGTCATTCATACCATAGACTGCAGTCATGGCATACGCCAATTTCGTGATCCGCTCCAAGTCATTCTGCGCACCTGTACTGATTCTACCAAAAGTAATATCCTCAGCCACACGTCCACCCATTGTCATACTCATGCTATCCAACAATTGCTCTGTGGTGTACAGGAACTGTTCTTTCGGCAAGTACTGTGCATAACCCAAAGCAGCTACCCCACGTGGAACGATGGATACCTTCACCAATGGATCGGCATGCTCCAGGAACCAGCCTGCAATCGCATGGCCTGCTTCATGGTAGGCCACAATTTTCTTCTCCTCAGGTGAGATGATCTTATTTTTCTTTTCAAGACCTCCGATGACACGGTCAATCGCGTCTTGGAAATCCTGCATTTCGATAGCTTTCTTATTCTTGCGGGCAGCGATCAAAGCAGCCTCGTTACATACATTGGCAATTTCTGCACCTGCAAAGCCCGGCGTCTGTGCCGAAAGTTTCTTCGCATCCACCTCTTCGGCTAGCTTCAATGGCTTTAAGTGTACATTGAAGATATGCTCACGACCGATCAAATCCGGTTTATCAATGGAAATCTGTCTGTCAAAACGTCCCGGACGCAATAATGCTGTATCCAACACATCCAAACGGTTCGTTGCCGCCAGGATAATAACCCCAACGTTTGTTCCGAAACCATCCATTTCCACCAATAACTGGTTCAAGGTATTCTCCCGCTCGTCATTACCACCCATGATGGAGTTCTTGCCACGTGCACGTCCGATGGCGTCAATCTCATCGATAAAGATGATACATGGCGCTTTCTCTTTGGCCTGTTTGAACAAATCACGAACACGGGAAGCACCGACACCGACGAACATCTCCACAAAGTCAGAACCTGACAACGAGAAGAATGGCACCTGCGCCTCACCAGCAACAGCCTTCGCCAAAAGGGTTTTACCCGTTCCCGGAGGGCCTACCAATAACGCACCCTTAGGGATCTTACCCCCCAAGTCGGTATATTTTTTCGGGTTCTTCAGGAAATCAACGATTTCCATAACCTCTTGCTTCGCTTCTTCCAAACCGGCAACATCATTGAAGGTGATATTGATCTGGGACTCCTTATCGAACAGTTGTGCTTTCGATTTGCCGATATTGAATATCGCACCACCACCAGCACCTGCTCCACCGTTCATGCGGCGCATCAGGAATATCCAAATCACCACGATGATCAACAACGGCAGCATAAAGGAAATAAACCAGCCTGCCCACGGATTCGTTCTATCTTCATAGTTCACCCCAACACGTGGCTGTGTTGCTGCCAAACTGTCCTGGGAAGCTTTAAGCTTCGCTTCCAATATCTCGGCAGAAGGCTCGGTAAATTTAAACTGTGGTGTCGCCGAACCTGTCGAAAATGACAGACTGTTCGGGCTGTTATCCATATCCTTATACTTATCCTGATCCAAACGATCCGGTTTGATGAACACCTCGACATCGATCAAATCGTTGCTCTTATAGGCAACCAATTTTTCCACGTCACCGGGAATAAGCATCTTTTGCTCAAATTCTTTATAGGTGATTTTCTTGGAGGACTCTCCACTGAATAGGTATTGAAGTCCAATAAACCCTACGATCATCGCAATCCAAAGCCAAATCATATTGAATTTTGGTGGCATTGGCGTAATCTTTTTACTAGGAACTTTCTTCATTTATAACTCTCTCTAACTACGTTTTTTTATTAATTATGCGCTTTGGTAGGTATTAACCTGCGCATCTCCCCATAGGTCTTCAATATTGTAATGTGACCGCTTATCTGTTTTGAAAATATGTACGACAACGTCAATAAAATCCAGCAGTATCCATTCCCCATTTCCTTGACCCTCTTTATGCCTAGGATCTTCACCGAAAGCTTTGTACACTTCATCTTCAACACTCTTTGCAATCGCATTCACCTGCGCCGTAGAATCCGCATGGCAGATCACAAAGTAGTCAGATAAAGTTCCATTTACCTCCCGCATATCCATTCGCACGATCTCATTGCCCTTTTTTTCCTGCATACCGTGGATGACCACATCTGCTAACTTCTCGGACAAGGAAGTATTTTTGTTTTTACTCATTAAGATTTATTATACTTTTGACTTAATAAACAGTTTTTTTTCAAACGTTAACTACATTATCTTTTGCAAAATAACACATTTTCGGGAGAATCACGTCGTCAAAATTTAATTGTGCTGGACGAATTAGGTTCTACCAATGATTATTTAAAATCTGAATTGGCAAATTTCAAGCCACTCCCGGAATGGTCTGCCATAATGGCAAGGCACCAAACCGCCGGAAGAGGCCAACGTGACAGCACCTGGACCGTGGAGCCCAACAGCAACTTAACCTTTAGTTTCGTGCTCTACCCAGATTACCTCAATTTACAGGACCACTTCACCCTCAATATGCTGATCAGCCTAGGGATTCACGACTGGCTGATTTCCAAAGGGATAACTCCAGAAATAAAATGGCCTAACGACATCCTCATCAACCAGAAGAAAGTATGCGGCATCCTTATCGAAAATAAAAGCGCAGGGATGAAAATTAAACAGTCTGTGGTAGGTATCGGCGTGAATGTCAATCAAAAGCAATTTTTTGATGGCTTGGAAAACACTGCCAGCTCCTTGTTTAAGGAAACAGGAATTACGACAGAAAATCTGGAAGAGGAATGCCTAAACCTATTAGCCTTCCTTCAAAATCGAATCGAAAACTTTAAAAATAAAAAGCTGACAACCAACGATTTACTGAAAACATACAATAATTTCTTATTTCTAAGGGACAAACCCGCGCGCTATGCGTCTTCTGATATAACATTCCAGGCCATCTTACGGAAGGTGGATGCGAATGGCCAGTTATACCTCGAACAAAGCGATGGTATAAAAACCTATTTTTTCAAGGAAGTTCGTTTTCTAATGCAATAAATTGATTACAACTTCGATAAATTAATATATAAAATCTAACTTTGAATTAAACTTTACACGGACTGTATAGTCTCAAATACGAATAAACACGGTTTTTATGAAAAAAATAAATCTATTAATTGCATTTTTAGTCTTCGCTGTTTCCGGCGCTTTTGCACAGGTTGCAAATCCCGTGAAATGGTCTGTAGGATTCAAAAAATTAAGTAACACGGAAGCGGTAATTCTATTGAAAGCGAACGTTGAGCAGGGATGGCATATTTACGGCCTGAACGTACCTTCGGGAGGCCCGATCTCAACATCTTTCAAATTCACGCCAGCAAACGGTGCGAAAGTTTCCGGAAAACCAGCTGCTAAAGAGCCAAAAACAAAATACGAAGACGTCTTCAAGATGAACGTCCCTTATTACAATGGTGAAGTGGTTTTCCAACAGAAAGTTACTTTGGCAAACAACAAACCGACAACGGTTAAAGGTGTTGCTACCTTTATGGCTTGTGACAAAGAGCGTTGTTTACCACCGGATGAATACGAATTTGCGGTAACAATAAAATAAACGTAAATCCAAAAAGGAATTTAAAAAGGCAGGGCTCCCTGCCTTTTTCTTAATTTTGGCTCGATTAACTCTTAATTATGTTCAGCTTAAAAAAATTGTATATAGCCCTTAGTTGGGTTTTTATCATTGCTATTACCCCTATTCAAGGTTTTTCCCAAGACAGCCTCATCAACATTGAGGATGTAGAATTCAGCTCCGGCGAGGAAGCAACGGCAGATACGCTGCTTACCGATTTGGAAGGTGTTGAGTTCAGTTCCGGTGAGGATACATCCACTGCCGCAGATACGGCAGCCACCGCACCTGCCACCGTTAACGCGGCAGACGGCGACGGCGACTCCTCCTCCCTTTGGGGAATTTTCCTGGAAGGCCTAGTCGGTGGATTCTTGGCGTTCCTTATGCCGTGTATCTTCCCAATGGTACCTTTAACCGTTAGTTTTTTCACTAAAAAATCCGCATCGAAGTTACAGGCTGTATCGCAAGCCTTGACCTACGGTTTATTCATTATCGTTATCTACGTTGCGTTGGGTATGTTGATTACCATCGCATTCGGACCGGAAGCCATGAATGCCCTTTCTACGAATGGCGTATTCAACTTTTTCTTCTTCCTGATGCTGGTATTCTTTGCGGCCTCTTTCTTTGGCGCATTCGAAATTACATTGCCAAGTAAATTTGTCAATAAAATCGACTCCAACTCTGACAAAGGCGGTCTGTTGGGTTATTTCTTTATGGCTGCCAGCTTAGCGGTGGTGTCTTTCTCCTGTACTGGACCGATCATCGGTACGGTTTTGGTGAATGCTGCCGTGAAGGGTGACCGCTTAGGTCCTGCCATTGCCATGTTCGGTTTTTCATTCGCCCTAGCGATTCCTTTCGTGTTATTCGCGATGTTCCCGGCGCTTTTGAAAT is a genomic window containing:
- a CDS encoding biotin--[acetyl-CoA-carboxylase] ligase; amino-acid sequence: MLDELGSTNDYLKSELANFKPLPEWSAIMARHQTAGRGQRDSTWTVEPNSNLTFSFVLYPDYLNLQDHFTLNMLISLGIHDWLISKGITPEIKWPNDILINQKKVCGILIENKSAGMKIKQSVVGIGVNVNQKQFFDGLENTASSLFKETGITTENLEEECLNLLAFLQNRIENFKNKKLTTNDLLKTYNNFLFLRDKPARYASSDITFQAILRKVDANGQLYLEQSDGIKTYFFKEVRFLMQ
- a CDS encoding SRPBCC domain-containing protein, translating into MKNPIEVSVCIDSTLEKVWKAWTDPECIKIWNVPFADWHCPFVKNEVRSGGAFHFRMEKIDGSDGFDYMGKYKEVVPKTKILIIQDDDRLSSVMFQKENKGVRVVEVFEPENSTDLKQQEEFCQSVLLKFKDFVEGNLSL
- a CDS encoding LutC/YkgG family protein, with product MNTRNTTAKEKMLKKIRQALLQKRENPHPMFEDSQLYIDDEDSLDVTFAREFTQMSGKFIYCDGEINLIENLIVLIEKINISKIYIWEKPLQQMMDQYGFPYRKSQQALEEIEASITGCEALIARNGSILISNASESGRRLSVYPPVHIVIARASQLVMDVKHGLALIKERYGNDQPTMITTITGPSRTADIEKRLVLGAHGPKELYLFLLEDRF
- the ftsH gene encoding ATP-dependent zinc metalloprotease FtsH, which translates into the protein MKKVPSKKITPMPPKFNMIWLWIAMIVGFIGLQYLFSGESSKKITYKEFEQKMLIPGDVEKLVAYKSNDLIDVEVFIKPDRLDQDKYKDMDNSPNSLSFSTGSATPQFKFTEPSAEILEAKLKASQDSLAATQPRVGVNYEDRTNPWAGWFISFMLPLLIIVVIWIFLMRRMNGGAGAGGGAIFNIGKSKAQLFDKESQINITFNDVAGLEEAKQEVMEIVDFLKNPKKYTDLGGKIPKGALLVGPPGTGKTLLAKAVAGEAQVPFFSLSGSDFVEMFVGVGASRVRDLFKQAKEKAPCIIFIDEIDAIGRARGKNSIMGGNDERENTLNQLLVEMDGFGTNVGVIILAATNRLDVLDTALLRPGRFDRQISIDKPDLIGREHIFNVHLKPLKLAEEVDAKKLSAQTPGFAGAEIANVCNEAALIAARKNKKAIEMQDFQDAIDRVIGGLEKKNKIISPEEKKIVAYHEAGHAIAGWFLEHADPLVKVSIVPRGVAALGYAQYLPKEQFLYTTEQLLDSMSMTMGGRVAEDITFGRISTGAQNDLERITKLAYAMTAVYGMNDKVGNVSFRDSASESQFQKPYSDQTAELIDDEVRTLISAVYERTKQLLLEKQDGLIKIAEKLLEKEILFQTDLEEILGKRPFANKTTYDEFVNGGADGGGVPQTELPLPTTDREDLQSKPEDQKKLDSEQ
- the fcl gene encoding GDP-L-fucose synthase, producing MEKQAKIYVAGHRGMVGSAIYRKLKELGYENLIVRTSKELDLRDQQAVKEFFEAEKPDYVFLAAAKVGGIMANNTYRADFIYENLAIQNNVIHFAHENDVKKLMFLGSSCIYPKMAEQPLNENALLTGTLEPTNEPYAIAKIAGIKMVESYRLQYNDDFISAMPTNLYGINDNYHPENSHVLPALIRKFHEAKVNNSPFVSIWGSGTPLREFMFADDLADAVVFLMEKYSDLQFVNIGVGEDISIKDLALLIKDVVGYEGELEFDSSKPDGTPRKLMDVSKLHGLGWKAKTDLREGIQAAYRDYLDRYEK
- a CDS encoding rhomboid family intramembrane serine protease — translated: MPVASVIFALTIGLSIYVFSNPDWYGRLMLHPYSIHRDKSKFYLIFSSGLIHKDWMHLLFNMITFYYFGFPLEQIFVEASGPMGHVLFAALYIVALVLSDIPTIMQQKNNPGYYSLGASGAISAVLFSFILFYPKVKLYIFFALPMPAFVFAFLYLGYCIWASRNAKDGINHDAHLFGALTGLLFTLVAYPWIIKHFIGQF
- a CDS encoding protein-disulfide reductase DsbD domain-containing protein → MKKINLLIAFLVFAVSGAFAQVANPVKWSVGFKKLSNTEAVILLKANVEQGWHIYGLNVPSGGPISTSFKFTPANGAKVSGKPAAKEPKTKYEDVFKMNVPYYNGEVVFQQKVTLANNKPTTVKGVATFMACDKERCLPPDEYEFAVTIK
- the rsfS gene encoding ribosome silencing factor; the protein is MSKNKNTSLSEKLADVVIHGMQEKKGNEIVRMDMREVNGTLSDYFVICHADSTAQVNAIAKSVEDEVYKAFGEDPRHKEGQGNGEWILLDFIDVVVHIFKTDKRSHYNIEDLWGDAQVNTYQSA
- a CDS encoding YifB family Mg chelatase-like AAA ATPase, which gives rise to MLVKTYCSAVFGISATSITVEVNVTTGVQYFIVGLPDSAVKESIQRIESAIVSIGFHMPRQKIVVNLAPADIKKEGSVYDLAIAIGIMAASNQIPTVQLHEYIILGELALDGKLHTVKGVLPIAMQAKQDGFKRIILPIENTEEAAIVEGLEVYGASTLEEAVKFLIGSHEIEQTVINVQKKFEFKLNGYDLDFADVKGQENIKRALEIAAPGGHNVILIGPPGAGKTMLAKRLPTILPPLTLDESLETTKIHSVSGHLPNSSSLMTIRPFRSPHHTISDVALVGGGNTPQPGEISLAHNGVLFLDELPEFKRSVLEVMRQPLESRSITISRARFSVDYPASFMLIAAMNPCPCGFFNHPFRNCVCGSFAVQKYISKISGPLLDRIDIHIEVTPVEFGELTEERASERSEEIRERVIKARKIQERRFKQFPLIHSNAQMRAKNIQEICQLQEEGKLLLKRAMEKLNLSARAYDRILKVARTIADLEGSLDIKNEHLAEAIHFRNLDREDWTG
- a CDS encoding YtxH domain-containing protein; translated protein: MNDNGKIVTALLAGLAAGAVLGIIFAPDKGSETREKLNESLTDLGEAIKERAEEQFDQLNDFKDKIVSAVKSKLGRAESAIDEEIEEHA